The genomic window CCCCGGCCCGGGTCAGCTGCTCCAAAAGCATATTTTGGCAATCAAGAAGAGCGTTTTGCCTCTCAAGAGCGGCCAGGATGCGCCGATTGACCTCCAGGGCCTCCGCTGACGACTTCGCCACCATCTTCACCACAGATTCTTCAATAATATCAAACTGTGGTGAAGTGGTGGCTGGTGAAGAAGATTTCACCACATCGCGGGAATGGCCGGCGCGGGCAAGAGCCGCCTCTATCTCAGCCCGGGGACGACGCTCCTTCATAGCCGCCACGATCATGCCCATGATCTCCACGGCCTCCCCCCGATAGCGAACCGGGAATCCTTCTGAGATTACAGGAAAAAACGCTTTAAATATCTTCACGTAGCGCCGGGCCGACGAGTCGGCCATACCTAGCGCCTCGCATATCTCAGCAAGAGTTACGGTAGGCTTCATGGACTACCCATCACTCATATTTTTCAATTAATCCAGTTTAATCCCTTGGCTACGTTTGACTTGTTGCTGCCTGTCCGGAAGCTGTTGACTTTTGGTCATACACGAAATACTTGTATTACAAAAGGAGAACAAACGCATGCTTACCATCCGACTTCCGGCCGAACTTGAGAGCCGGCTTAATATCCTGGCCGATACCACGAAGCGGCCGAAAAGCTTCTATGTGCGCGAAGCCCTTGAACGTAGCCTTGAGGATATCGAGGACGTTTACCTCGCGGAAGCGGCCTTGGAGCGGTTTCGGGCTAGTGGGAAAAAAGCCATTCCTTTAGAAGAACTGGAGCGCCGCCTTGAGCTGGAAGATTGAATTTACACCAGAAGCGGACAAAGCCCTTACGCATCTTGGTAGAGAGGCAGAGAAACGAGTTTTAAAGTTCATGCGCGAAAGGATTTCCAAATTAGAAGACCCACGAACCATAGGAGAACCCCTTAAAGGCTCTAGATTTTCTGGTCTATGGCGGTATCGTGCCGGAAATTATAGAATATTATGTGAGATTCAAGATGAAATGATTAGGATACTCGTTGTCTTAGTCGGTCATCGAAGTGATATATACAAATAATATTTTACAATTTAAGGCTTAATTACAATGGCTTCACGGCCATCCTTCACTGTCCCTGTGTGCTCCACTTTGACACCACGAGGAAGAATAACACCCCGTGTCCCGTCGCCGTACTTCACCAGTTCCAAACGCCAAGTCTTGGCTTGTAGCTCTTCCAATGTGCTCCGCTCATCCAACACTTGCTGCCGCAAGTCAGCTAATTCTTTTTTTTGGTTTAAAATCATATAATTAGTCACTGCCCAGCCGGTTCCCCCAATCACAATCGCCCCGGCTATCAAGGCGGCAGCAATGAAGAGCCCGGAATTACGCAGGG from Desulfovibrio sp. TomC includes these protein-coding regions:
- the relB gene encoding type II toxin-antitoxin system RelB family antitoxin, which encodes MLTIRLPAELESRLNILADTTKRPKSFYVREALERSLEDIEDVYLAEAALERFRASGKKAIPLEELERRLELED
- a CDS encoding type II toxin-antitoxin system RelE family toxin, producing the protein MSWKIEFTPEADKALTHLGREAEKRVLKFMRERISKLEDPRTIGEPLKGSRFSGLWRYRAGNYRILCEIQDEMIRILVVLVGHRSDIYK